A stretch of the Streptomyces sp. WMMB303 genome encodes the following:
- a CDS encoding sec-independent translocase produces MFFDIGPLELVALIVLAVLVFGPEKLPKVIQDVSAFIRKVRQFSDSAKEDIRSELGPEFKDFEFEDLNPKNFARKHLLDNDDLGIKEISNSFDLRKDLAEVTDAVNGTDSGGAGSSRGSGSGGSERTGKGLRGGGQQAPDLTKRTSDGVNGRPVHGDVLRKGDPPPFDADAT; encoded by the coding sequence GTGTTCTTCGATATAGGACCACTGGAGCTGGTCGCGCTCATCGTGCTGGCGGTGCTCGTGTTCGGCCCCGAGAAACTCCCCAAGGTGATCCAGGACGTCTCCGCCTTCATTCGCAAGGTGCGCCAGTTCTCCGACAGCGCGAAGGAGGACATCCGGAGCGAGCTGGGACCGGAGTTCAAGGACTTCGAGTTCGAGGACCTGAATCCGAAGAACTTCGCGCGCAAGCACCTGCTGGACAACGACGACCTGGGCATCAAGGAGATCAGCAACAGCTTCGACCTGCGCAAGGATCTGGCCGAAGTCACCGACGCGGTCAACGGCACCGACAGCGGGGGTGCCGGCTCCTCCCGCGGCAGCGGCTCCGGCGGGTCCGAGCGGACCGGCAAGGGTCTCCGGGGCGGCGGTCAGCAGGCACCGGATCTGACCAAGCGCACCTCCGACGGGGTGAACGGCCGACCGGTGCACGGGGACGTGCTCCGCAAGGGCGACCCGCCGCCGTTCGACGCGGACGCCACCTGA
- a CDS encoding enoyl-CoA hydratase-related protein, whose protein sequence is MSDTVRYEVTEGLAKVVLDRPDAMNALDNETKAALRDTLRRAADDEGVRAVLLTGSGRAFCVGQDLKEHTGALEKGGGSALNTVEEHYNPITLALAGMPKPVVAGVNGVAAGAGAGFALACDYRILADTAAFNTSFAGVALTADSGVSWTLPRLVGPGRAADLLLFPRSVKADEALELGLANRVVPAAELAAEAEAVARQLAQGPTAAYAALKESLAYGSSHSLAETLAKESELQLRLGGSADHRIAVEAFVHKQQPRFTGR, encoded by the coding sequence ATGTCCGACACCGTGCGCTACGAAGTGACCGAGGGGCTCGCGAAGGTCGTGCTCGACCGCCCCGACGCGATGAACGCCCTCGACAACGAGACCAAGGCCGCCCTGCGCGACACCCTGCGACGGGCCGCCGACGACGAGGGGGTACGCGCGGTGCTGCTCACCGGCAGCGGCCGCGCCTTCTGCGTGGGCCAGGACCTCAAGGAGCACACCGGCGCCCTCGAAAAGGGCGGCGGAAGCGCCCTGAACACCGTCGAGGAGCACTACAACCCGATCACTCTGGCCCTAGCCGGGATGCCGAAGCCGGTGGTGGCGGGCGTCAACGGGGTGGCCGCCGGGGCCGGCGCGGGCTTCGCCCTCGCCTGCGACTACCGGATCCTGGCGGACACCGCGGCATTCAACACCTCCTTCGCCGGGGTGGCGCTGACCGCGGACTCCGGCGTCTCCTGGACGCTGCCGCGCCTGGTGGGCCCGGGCCGGGCCGCCGACCTGCTGCTCTTCCCGCGCAGTGTCAAGGCCGACGAGGCGCTGGAGCTGGGGCTGGCCAACCGGGTGGTGCCCGCCGCCGAGCTCGCCGCGGAGGCCGAGGCCGTCGCCCGGCAGCTCGCGCAGGGGCCGACCGCGGCCTACGCGGCGCTCAAGGAGTCCCTGGCCTACGGCTCCTCCCACTCCCTGGCCGAGACGCTCGCCAAGGAGTCCGAACTCCAGCTGCGGCTGGGCGGCTCCGCCGACCACCGGATCGCCGTGGAGGCGTTCGTGCACAAGCAGCAGCCCCGCTTCACCGGGCGCTGA
- a CDS encoding DUF3117 domain-containing protein: MAAMKPRTGDGPLEVTKEGRGIVMRVPLEGGGRLVVELTPDEATALGEELKKVCG; this comes from the coding sequence ATGGCGGCCATGAAGCCGCGGACGGGTGACGGCCCGCTCGAGGTGACCAAAGAGGGGCGGGGCATCGTCATGCGCGTTCCGCTCGAAGGCGGTGGGCGACTCGTCGTCGAGCTGACACCGGATGAGGCGACAGCGCTCGGCGAGGAGCTGAAGAAGGTCTGCGGCTGA
- the sigE gene encoding RNA polymerase sigma factor SigE, protein MVGAPVDTTRADRGGAAASRDRGVFSRFRRSTGQPKSVTDTADQSRTADSATTATFATDADAQAWTPPSWEEIVSNHSARVYRLAYRLTGNQHDAEDLTQEVFVRVFRSLSTYTPGTFEGWLHRITTNLFLDMVRRKQRIRFDALADDAAERLPSREPTPQQHFNDTHFDADVQQALDTLAPEFRAAVVLCDIEGLSYEEIAATLGVKLGTVRSRIHRGRSHLRKALQHRSPAARTEQRRTLSAVMPSARAGEVSAG, encoded by the coding sequence ATGGTAGGGGCTCCAGTGGACACCACCAGAGCCGACAGGGGAGGTGCGGCTGCAAGCCGGGACCGCGGCGTCTTCTCCAGATTCCGCAGGTCGACGGGACAGCCGAAATCCGTGACCGACACCGCTGACCAGTCCCGCACCGCCGATTCCGCGACCACGGCGACTTTCGCGACCGATGCGGACGCGCAGGCGTGGACCCCTCCTTCCTGGGAGGAGATCGTCAGCAACCACAGCGCCCGGGTCTACCGCCTCGCCTACCGCCTGACCGGTAACCAGCACGATGCCGAGGACCTCACCCAGGAGGTCTTCGTCCGGGTCTTCCGGTCGCTGTCGACCTACACGCCCGGCACCTTCGAGGGCTGGCTGCACCGGATCACCACGAACCTCTTCCTGGACATGGTCCGGCGCAAGCAGCGCATCCGCTTCGACGCGCTCGCCGACGACGCCGCCGAGCGGCTGCCCAGCCGCGAGCCCACCCCGCAGCAGCACTTCAACGACACCCACTTCGACGCGGACGTCCAGCAGGCCCTGGACACCCTCGCCCCCGAGTTCCGCGCCGCCGTGGTGCTCTGCGACATCGAGGGGCTCTCCTACGAGGAGATCGCCGCGACACTCGGGGTCAAGCTCGGCACCGTCCGCAGCCGGATCCACCGCGGCCGATCCCACCTGCGCAAGGCGCTCCAGCACCGCTCGCCCGCCGCGCGCACCGAGCAGCGGCGCACCCTGAGCGCGGTGATGCCGTCGGCCCGGGCGGGCGAGGTGAGCGCCGGGTGA
- a CDS encoding DivIVA domain-containing protein, with product MFVFLLLSLVVVVAAVTLAVVGSGARPGEEARGAVGGLPDAPPDLLDEPLPPERPVTHGDVAGLRLAVGVRGYRMEQVDDVLDRLGAELAERDARIAELESALAGAQAVAMGRAEERRPEPGRTPGAAQDAGPEARAEGDSPRSGSLTDPEEGR from the coding sequence GTGTTCGTGTTCCTGCTGCTCTCGCTGGTCGTGGTCGTCGCCGCGGTGACGCTCGCCGTTGTCGGCAGCGGCGCCCGGCCCGGTGAGGAGGCCCGCGGCGCGGTGGGCGGGCTCCCCGACGCACCGCCCGACCTGCTGGACGAGCCCCTGCCACCGGAGCGCCCCGTCACCCACGGGGACGTGGCCGGGCTGCGGCTGGCCGTCGGGGTGCGCGGATACCGGATGGAGCAGGTAGACGACGTCCTCGACCGGCTCGGGGCCGAGCTCGCGGAGCGCGACGCGCGGATCGCCGAACTGGAGTCCGCGCTGGCCGGTGCCCAGGCCGTCGCGATGGGCCGGGCCGAGGAGCGGCGCCCGGAGCCGGGCCGGACTCCGGGCGCGGCGCAGGACGCGGGCCCGGAGGCACGGGCGGAAGGGGACAGCCCCCGGAGCGGATCCCTGACAGACCCGGAGGAGGGGCGATGA
- a CDS encoding Mrp/NBP35 family ATP-binding protein: MATETQESTPTEDAVRAALATVNDPEIHRPITDLGMVKSIGIAPGGAVDVGVYLTVSGCPLRETITANVTEAVQRVPGVTSVSVELDVMSDEQRRELAASLRGGTAEREVPFAQPGSLTRVYCVASGKGGVGKSSVTVNLAAALAADGMKVGVVDADIYGHSVPRMLGTDGRPTQVEDMIMPPSAHGVKVISIGMFTPGNAPVVWRGPMLHRALQQFLADVYWGDLDVLLLDLPPGTGDIAISVAQLVPNAEILVVTTPQQAAAEVAERAGSIAVQTHQKIVGVIENMSGMPCPHCDEMVDVFGSGGGQKVAEGLTRTTGAEVPVLGGIPIDLRLREGGDEGEPVVLSDPDSPAGKALRTVADKLSSRQRGLSGMSLGLTPSNKF; encoded by the coding sequence ATGGCTACCGAGACCCAGGAATCCACCCCCACCGAAGACGCGGTGCGTGCGGCGCTCGCGACGGTGAACGATCCGGAGATCCACCGGCCGATCACCGACCTGGGGATGGTCAAATCCATCGGTATCGCGCCCGGTGGCGCGGTCGACGTCGGGGTCTATCTGACGGTCTCCGGCTGTCCGCTGCGCGAGACCATCACCGCGAACGTGACCGAGGCCGTGCAGCGGGTGCCGGGGGTCACCTCCGTCAGCGTCGAGCTGGACGTGATGAGCGACGAGCAGCGCCGCGAGCTGGCGGCCTCCCTGCGGGGCGGCACCGCCGAGCGTGAGGTCCCCTTCGCCCAGCCCGGCTCGCTGACCCGGGTGTACTGCGTGGCCTCCGGCAAGGGCGGGGTCGGCAAGTCCTCGGTGACGGTGAACCTGGCCGCGGCGCTGGCCGCCGACGGGATGAAGGTCGGCGTGGTGGACGCCGACATCTACGGCCACTCCGTTCCCCGCATGCTGGGCACGGACGGGCGTCCGACCCAGGTCGAGGACATGATCATGCCGCCGTCCGCGCACGGCGTGAAGGTGATCTCGATCGGGATGTTCACCCCGGGCAACGCACCCGTGGTGTGGCGCGGCCCGATGCTGCACCGCGCGCTCCAGCAGTTCCTGGCCGACGTCTACTGGGGCGATCTGGACGTGCTGCTGCTGGACCTGCCGCCCGGCACCGGGGACATCGCCATCTCGGTGGCCCAGCTCGTCCCGAACGCGGAGATCCTGGTGGTGACGACCCCGCAGCAGGCCGCGGCCGAGGTCGCCGAGCGTGCCGGGTCCATCGCCGTGCAGACCCATCAGAAGATCGTCGGCGTGATCGAGAACATGTCCGGCATGCCGTGCCCGCACTGCGACGAGATGGTCGACGTCTTCGGCAGCGGCGGCGGTCAGAAGGTGGCCGAGGGGCTGACCCGCACCACCGGCGCCGAGGTGCCGGTGCTCGGCGGCATCCCGATCGATCTGCGGCTGCGCGAGGGCGGCGACGAGGGCGAGCCGGTGGTCCTCAGCGACCCGGACTCCCCCGCCGGGAAGGCGCTGCGCACCGTCGCCGACAAGCTCAGCTCGCGCCAGCGCGGCCTGTCGGGCATGTCGCTGGGGCTCACCCCGAGCAACAAGTTCTGA
- a CDS encoding class I SAM-dependent methyltransferase, whose amino-acid sequence MRGGRGQERAITGNRQTSWEFADAYGAELVENAESEALRWARDRAQEAGLRTVSPATGAALRLLAAAAEAKAVAEIGTGTGVSGLHLLHGMRSDGVLTTVDTEPERQQFAREAFRAAGFVGSGGNRVRFIPGRALDVLPRLADGGYDLVFCDGDRTECLDYLAESLRLLRDGGLICFAGVFADGRTGEAADQSQEVLRLRELLRTVRESTLLVPSLLPVGDGLLCAVKRGE is encoded by the coding sequence TTGCGTGGAGGACGGGGACAGGAGAGGGCCATTACCGGCAACCGGCAGACGAGCTGGGAGTTCGCCGACGCGTACGGCGCCGAGCTCGTCGAGAACGCCGAGAGCGAAGCACTGCGCTGGGCCCGCGACCGGGCCCAGGAGGCTGGGCTGCGCACGGTCTCCCCCGCCACCGGAGCGGCACTGCGGCTGCTGGCCGCGGCCGCCGAGGCCAAGGCGGTCGCGGAGATCGGTACCGGCACCGGCGTCTCCGGACTGCACCTGCTGCACGGGATGCGCTCCGACGGGGTGCTCACGACGGTCGACACCGAACCGGAGCGGCAGCAGTTCGCCAGGGAGGCGTTCCGCGCGGCCGGGTTCGTCGGCAGCGGGGGCAACAGGGTGCGCTTCATCCCCGGCCGGGCGCTGGACGTGCTGCCACGGCTGGCGGACGGCGGATACGACCTCGTCTTCTGCGACGGGGACCGGACGGAGTGCCTGGACTACCTCGCCGAATCGTTGCGGCTGCTGCGGGACGGCGGGCTGATCTGCTTCGCCGGGGTCTTCGCCGACGGGCGGACGGGCGAGGCCGCGGACCAGTCCCAGGAAGTGCTGCGACTGCGCGAGCTGTTGCGCACCGTCCGGGAGAGCACGCTGCTGGTGCCCTCGCTCCTGCCGGTGGGCGACGGACTGCTGTGCGCGGTCAAACGCGGGGAGTGA
- a CDS encoding CBS domain-containing protein produces MAASAPRVFVSHLAGTAVFDPNGDQVGRVRDVVALLGGRRRLPSVLGLVVEVVSRRRVFLPMTRVTGVESGQVITTGVLNIRRFERRPNERLILGELLDRQVTLVETGEEVTVLDVGLQRLPARRDWEIDRLFVRKGRKGGGLRGRRGEALTVEWDAVTGFNLEEPEQGTANLLATFEQLRPADLANVLHHLSEKRRAEVAAALHDDRLADVLEELPDDDQVEIINKLADERAALVLEAMDPDDAADLLGELPEDDKERLLDLMQPQEAAPLRRLLSYEEGTAGSLMTTEPIVLRPDASVAEALARVRLEDLPAPLASQVYVCRPPDETPTGKYLGVVHFQRLLREAPFALVGALVDADLRPLPPTASVPALTSYLAAYNIVSAPVVDEGGHLLGAVTVDDVLDDLLPEGWREAAAVGGLPGFAPGPHERPEAPAAPGGAAHGPDGREPEDG; encoded by the coding sequence ATGGCGGCGAGCGCCCCCCGGGTCTTCGTCTCGCACCTGGCCGGTACCGCGGTATTCGACCCGAACGGCGACCAGGTCGGCAGGGTCCGCGACGTGGTGGCCCTGCTCGGCGGCCGACGCAGGTTGCCCAGCGTCCTCGGGCTGGTGGTGGAGGTCGTCAGCCGACGCCGGGTCTTCCTGCCCATGACACGGGTGACGGGTGTGGAGTCCGGCCAGGTCATCACCACGGGTGTGCTCAACATCCGGCGCTTCGAGCGGCGGCCCAACGAACGGCTGATCCTCGGCGAGCTGCTGGACCGCCAGGTGACGCTGGTGGAGACCGGCGAGGAGGTCACCGTCCTGGATGTGGGCCTCCAGCGGCTGCCCGCCCGCCGCGACTGGGAGATCGACCGGCTCTTCGTCCGCAAGGGACGCAAGGGCGGCGGGCTGCGGGGCCGGCGCGGGGAGGCGCTCACCGTGGAGTGGGACGCGGTGACCGGCTTCAATCTGGAGGAGCCCGAGCAGGGCACCGCCAACCTGCTGGCCACCTTCGAGCAACTGCGTCCCGCGGACCTCGCCAACGTCCTGCACCACCTCTCCGAGAAGCGCCGGGCCGAGGTGGCCGCCGCGCTCCACGACGACCGGCTCGCCGACGTGCTGGAGGAGCTGCCGGACGACGACCAGGTGGAGATCATCAACAAGCTCGCCGACGAGCGGGCGGCACTCGTCCTGGAGGCGATGGATCCCGACGACGCGGCCGACCTGCTGGGCGAGCTCCCGGAGGACGACAAGGAGCGCCTGCTGGACCTGATGCAACCTCAGGAGGCGGCACCGCTGCGGCGGCTGCTGTCCTACGAGGAGGGCACGGCGGGCAGTCTGATGACGACCGAGCCGATCGTGCTGCGCCCGGACGCGAGCGTCGCCGAGGCGCTGGCCCGGGTGCGCCTCGAGGACCTCCCGGCGCCGCTGGCCTCCCAGGTCTACGTCTGCCGGCCGCCGGACGAGACCCCCACCGGCAAGTACCTGGGCGTCGTGCACTTCCAACGGCTGCTGCGCGAGGCGCCGTTCGCCCTGGTCGGCGCACTCGTCGACGCCGACCTGCGACCGCTGCCGCCGACCGCCTCGGTGCCCGCCCTGACCAGCTACCTGGCGGCGTACAACATCGTCTCGGCGCCCGTCGTGGACGAGGGCGGACATCTGCTGGGCGCCGTCACGGTGGACGACGTGCTGGACGACCTGCTGCCGGAGGGCTGGCGCGAGGCGGCTGCCGTGGGCGGGCTGCCGGGCTTCGCGCCGGGCCCGCACGAGCGGCCCGAGGCGCCCGCCGCACCGGGCGGCGCGGCGCACGGGCCCGACGGGAGGGAGCCGGAGGATGGCTGA
- a CDS encoding zf-HC2 domain-containing protein yields MTSAEHHLGDRLAALVDGELGHDARERVLAHLATCPGCKAEADAQRRLKNVFADAAPPPPSDGLLARLQGLPADGDPRPGAGAGPGPGGPGGGAFAAPVLPGGSGRSPWALDHLPGGRSGGRSPLTPPGGFRIHEIPPPDSAERAERAERERSASRGRRFAFAAAGAFSLAALAFGGTLASGAASTSGGTGGDNPSANAVRSPASGSGASRDGRRRGGDQRGGTQSTRGSDSGPTFAPVASYGAAAPTAQPNAPVSMLRRSAPARLSPATNASGWYEDSGTAGTLSALRGSGSLLSGGPRKEPSTEMRLARRPAVRHDPSVLRSFPGRAPGVTSSLSATAPGPAGR; encoded by the coding sequence GTGACCTCCGCCGAACACCATCTCGGAGACCGCCTCGCCGCACTGGTCGACGGGGAGCTGGGGCACGACGCGCGCGAGCGGGTGCTTGCGCATCTGGCCACCTGCCCGGGGTGCAAGGCCGAGGCCGATGCGCAGCGCCGGCTCAAGAACGTCTTCGCGGACGCCGCGCCGCCACCGCCCTCGGACGGGCTCCTCGCCAGGCTGCAGGGCCTGCCCGCGGACGGCGACCCGCGCCCCGGGGCCGGGGCCGGCCCCGGCCCCGGCGGGCCGGGCGGCGGCGCGTTCGCCGCGCCCGTGCTGCCGGGCGGCTCCGGCCGCTCGCCCTGGGCCCTCGACCACCTTCCCGGCGGCCGGAGCGGCGGGCGCAGCCCGCTCACCCCGCCCGGCGGCTTCCGGATACATGAGATCCCGCCGCCCGACAGCGCCGAGCGGGCCGAACGTGCCGAGCGGGAGCGCTCGGCATCCCGAGGCCGCCGTTTCGCGTTCGCCGCGGCGGGCGCCTTCTCCCTGGCGGCCCTCGCCTTCGGCGGCACCCTGGCCTCGGGTGCGGCGAGCACCTCCGGCGGGACGGGCGGCGACAACCCCTCCGCCAACGCGGTACGCAGCCCGGCTTCCGGCTCCGGGGCCTCCCGGGACGGCAGACGGCGCGGCGGCGACCAGCGCGGGGGCACCCAGAGCACCCGCGGTTCGGACTCAGGCCCCACCTTCGCGCCCGTGGCCTCCTACGGTGCGGCGGCCCCCACCGCGCAGCCGAACGCGCCCGTGAGCATGCTGCGGCGCTCGGCCCCCGCCCGGCTCTCGCCCGCCACCAACGCCTCCGGCTGGTACGAGGACAGCGGTACGGCGGGCACCCTGAGCGCACTGCGCGGTTCGGGCTCGCTGCTGTCCGGCGGGCCGAGGAAGGAGCCCTCCACCGAGATGCGGCTCGCCCGGCGGCCGGCCGTCCGGCACGACCCCTCCGTGCTGCGCTCGTTCCCCGGCCGCGCTCCGGGGGTGACGAGTTCGCTCTCCGCCACCGCGCCGGGTCCGGCCGGGCGGTGA
- a CDS encoding trypsin-like peptidase domain-containing protein, producing the protein MDEPNATRQEPKWWSRPRRVPDRRTQPAETRSAETGPAAVESAREQAAEAAAGGSAAPGSAGPEAQAAAGEPAAAPAACPEPLHGVDPYSTPPYGGPGPWAPAPPVLRPPVTPPRGVALPPGSTTPPNGVPAEGSGSAAVPPVDQRSTGAPESGGPSRGPEPQPVPQSAVPPLPPRPPARPRPGGRGIALGALVLALVAGGAGGLIGAYIERNGSVSDIELPRTAAAEGGARPKGSIAGIARQTLPGVVTLHARGGGAEATGTGFVLDRRGHILTNHHVVEGAESADGVRVTFDGGQTATGEVVGGDAGYDLAVVQVSHVSGLTPLPLGDSDAVRVGDPVIAFGAPFDLDGTVTTGIVSATERPITAGGGEPGSELSYVNALQTDAPMNPGNSGGPLVDARGRVVGVNSAIRGAGGAPGLSGGEGGGSVGLGFAIPVNQARRIAEELINEGRATHPVIGVSLDMRYEGEGARIGGTGGRGAVVPGGPADRAGLAAGDVITEVGGKPVTGGEELIVRIRSHRPGEKLELTVLGGGAEGARRTVRVTLGSATG; encoded by the coding sequence ATGGACGAGCCGAACGCCACCAGGCAGGAGCCGAAGTGGTGGAGCCGCCCACGCCGGGTCCCGGACCGCCGGACCCAGCCCGCGGAGACCCGCTCCGCGGAGACCGGGCCCGCGGCGGTCGAGTCCGCGCGGGAGCAGGCCGCCGAGGCAGCCGCCGGGGGGTCCGCCGCGCCGGGCAGCGCCGGTCCTGAGGCGCAGGCCGCGGCCGGGGAGCCGGCCGCGGCGCCCGCCGCGTGCCCCGAGCCGCTGCACGGCGTGGATCCGTACTCCACACCTCCCTACGGCGGGCCCGGCCCCTGGGCCCCCGCACCGCCCGTCCTGCGTCCGCCGGTCACCCCGCCGCGCGGCGTCGCCCTGCCGCCCGGCAGCACGACGCCACCGAACGGGGTGCCGGCCGAGGGTTCCGGCTCTGCCGCGGTGCCCCCGGTGGACCAGCGGAGCACCGGGGCGCCGGAGTCCGGCGGGCCGTCCAGGGGGCCTGAGCCGCAGCCGGTCCCGCAGTCCGCCGTGCCGCCGCTCCCGCCGCGGCCTCCCGCGCGGCCCCGGCCCGGCGGGCGCGGGATCGCGCTCGGCGCCCTGGTGCTGGCGCTGGTGGCCGGTGGCGCGGGCGGGCTCATCGGCGCTTACATCGAGCGGAACGGCTCCGTGAGCGACATCGAACTGCCCCGTACCGCGGCGGCCGAGGGGGGCGCGCGGCCGAAGGGGAGCATCGCGGGGATCGCGCGGCAGACCCTGCCCGGCGTCGTCACGCTGCATGCGCGCGGCGGCGGCGCCGAGGCCACGGGCACCGGCTTCGTACTGGACCGGCGCGGCCACATCCTCACCAACCACCATGTCGTCGAGGGCGCCGAGTCCGCCGACGGGGTCCGGGTCACCTTCGACGGCGGTCAGACGGCGACAGGCGAGGTGGTCGGCGGCGACGCCGGCTACGACCTGGCGGTCGTCCAGGTCTCCCACGTCTCCGGGCTGACCCCGCTGCCGCTCGGCGACTCCGACGCCGTCCGGGTCGGCGACCCCGTCATCGCCTTCGGCGCCCCCTTCGACCTGGACGGCACGGTCACCACCGGCATCGTCAGCGCCACCGAGCGGCCCATCACGGCGGGGGGCGGGGAGCCGGGCAGCGAGCTGAGCTATGTGAACGCGCTGCAGACCGACGCTCCGATGAATCCCGGAAACTCCGGCGGCCCGCTGGTGGACGCCCGGGGCCGGGTCGTGGGGGTGAACAGCGCGATCAGGGGCGCGGGCGGCGCTCCGGGCCTGTCCGGCGGAGAGGGTGGCGGCAGTGTCGGTCTGGGCTTCGCCATTCCGGTCAACCAGGCGCGCCGGATCGCCGAGGAACTCATCAACGAGGGCCGCGCCACCCATCCGGTCATCGGCGTCTCCCTCGACATGCGGTACGAGGGCGAGGGGGCGCGGATCGGTGGCACCGGCGGCCGCGGTGCGGTCGTGCCGGGCGGTCCGGCCGACCGGGCCGGGCTGGCGGCCGGGGATGTGATCACCGAGGTCGGCGGGAAGCCCGTGACCGGGGGCGAGGAGCTGATCGTCCGGATCCGCAGCCACCGTCCGGGCGAGAAGCTGGAGCTGACCGTACTGGGCGGGGGTGCGGAGGGTGCGCGGCGGACGGTCCGGGTGACGCTCGGCTCCGCCACCGGCTGA
- a CDS encoding DUF1003 domain-containing protein, which produces MAEREGPRLDVPRAPRRTLLPAYDPDTFGRASERIARFLGTGRFLVWMTVVIIVWMGWNIVAPDGLKFDEYPFIFLTLALSLQASYAAPLILLAQNRQDDRDRVNLEQDRKRNERSIADTEFLAREIAALRMGLGEVATRDWIRSELAELVKDLEQQERPGAATGHGPAGAGERDQDR; this is translated from the coding sequence ATGGCTGAGCGGGAGGGACCACGGCTGGACGTACCGCGAGCGCCCCGGCGCACGCTGCTGCCGGCCTACGACCCGGACACCTTCGGACGGGCCTCGGAGCGGATCGCGCGGTTCCTGGGCACCGGCCGCTTCCTGGTGTGGATGACGGTCGTGATCATCGTCTGGATGGGATGGAACATCGTCGCCCCGGACGGTCTGAAGTTCGACGAGTACCCGTTCATCTTCCTGACGCTGGCCCTCTCCCTCCAGGCGTCCTACGCGGCCCCGCTCATCCTGCTCGCGCAGAACCGCCAGGACGACCGGGACCGGGTCAATCTGGAGCAGGATCGCAAGCGCAACGAGCGGAGCATCGCCGACACCGAGTTCCTCGCCCGCGAGATCGCGGCGCTGCGGATGGGCCTGGGCGAGGTGGCCACCCGGGACTGGATCCGCTCGGAACTGGCGGAGCTGGTCAAGGACCTGGAGCAGCAGGAGCGGCCTGGAGCGGCCACCGGCCACGGACCGGCCGGGGCCGGTGAGCGTGACCAAGACCGCTGA
- a CDS encoding DNA-3-methyladenine glycosylase I: MTTGPDDAAPELSAAAPEHSAGAAVPGPDGRARCPWGTSAEDYAAYHDTEWGRPVHGDDALYERLCLEGFQSGLSWLTILRKREAFRAAFADFRIAAVARFTEDDERRLLADSGIVRNRAKIGAALGNARVAAGWEPGELDRLVWSYAPDPAARPAPRTTAEVPGSTPESAALAKELKRRGFRFVGPTTVYALMQACGLVDDHLADCWCRGSAAG; encoded by the coding sequence ATGACCACCGGACCCGACGACGCCGCTCCCGAGCTCTCGGCCGCCGCCCCCGAGCATTCCGCCGGCGCCGCGGTGCCCGGCCCCGACGGGCGCGCCCGCTGCCCCTGGGGCACGAGCGCGGAGGACTACGCGGCCTACCACGACACCGAGTGGGGCCGTCCGGTGCACGGCGACGACGCGCTCTACGAGCGGCTGTGCCTGGAGGGTTTCCAGTCCGGCCTCTCGTGGCTGACGATCCTGCGCAAGCGCGAGGCGTTCCGCGCCGCGTTCGCGGACTTCCGCATCGCCGCCGTCGCGCGGTTCACCGAGGACGACGAGCGGCGCCTGCTGGCCGACAGCGGCATCGTGCGCAACCGGGCCAAGATCGGCGCGGCCCTCGGCAACGCGCGGGTCGCGGCCGGGTGGGAGCCGGGCGAGCTGGACCGGCTGGTGTGGTCCTACGCCCCCGACCCGGCCGCCCGGCCCGCGCCCCGCACGACGGCGGAGGTGCCCGGCAGCACGCCCGAGTCGGCCGCCCTGGCCAAGGAGCTCAAACGGCGCGGCTTCCGCTTCGTGGGCCCCACCACCGTCTACGCGCTGATGCAGGCGTGCGGGCTGGTCGACGACCACCTGGCGGACTGCTGGTGCCGCGGCTCCGCCGCCGGCTGA